The following proteins are encoded in a genomic region of Diabrotica virgifera virgifera chromosome 1, PGI_DIABVI_V3a:
- the LOC126887958 gene encoding uncharacterized protein LOC126887958 isoform X2 codes for MKLCLIHKKPLIHRPLPASGVGVLKIKEEILSDEDFNYRKNYNAQIPDDHPLHRDDLIWARYIDQVTWSYWMDIKTTLWNDIAVYHYYELNYLV; via the exons ATGAAACTATGCCTGATTCATAAAAAG ccCTTAATCCATCGACCATTACCAGCTTCTGGTGTGGGTGTACTTAAAATTAAAGAAGAGATTTTGTCCGATGAAGATTTTAATTATAGAAAAAATTACAATGCCCAAATACCAGATGACCATCCACTACACAGAGACGACTTAATTTGGGCCCGGTACATTGATCAGGTGACGTGGTCGTATTGGATGGATATTAAAACAACCTTATGGAACGACATAGCTGTGTATCACTATTATGaattaaactatcttgtataa